GGGGAAAGGTAGCTGAACACACCGTCTTGGTGCCGGTCATCTCCGCGCATCGTGGGCTCCTCCGAAAAGTTCCGGAGCATCGTACAACGATGAGTGATCACGTCAACGGGAAAATGAAGGGTTTTTCAGCATCCTGTTAGGCCGACGACTTACGTTGCTGTGAATTACCAAAGGGGGGCCACGATGACTGCCACACTCCGTATCGCGCTTCTCGCCGCGTTGGCAGCCGCTTCCATCCCAGCGGTCGCGACAGGACAGGAAACATCAACCGAAAGCCTCCTTCGCCGAATAGAGCTCCTCGAGCGCGCAAACACCGACCTCGAACGACGCGTACGTGAGCTGGAGTCCCTTATCAAGAGCAAGCCCTCAAAAGGCCGACCTACCACGACCTCCACCAGATCGCCGGACCTTGCGAACTGGCGTCAACTGCGCCGTGGGATGAGCATGGATGAGGCTCGAGAGCTGCTCGGCGAGCCCGAGAGAGTGGAGGGTGGACCTTTTACCACCTGGTATTGGGCCGACGCCGAAGTCGTCTTCACACCCGATAATAAGCTTCTGAGGTGGTCGGAACCTAAACGGTAGGTCCCGAGGATGAGACTCGACGACTTATGGAAGCCGTTGTGCACGCTGGCGGTCTAACGAGCAATTGCTGCTGACGGCGCGAGACGGACTGGCTCGCTTCGCTCGCCTGCCGCATTGGTTGATACTGCGCCGCAGCAGAATTGCGGGCGTTAGACCGCCAAGAGAAGAAGATCGGATGCCAGGATGACCAAAACACCTGCGATTGAAGAGGCCAAGACCTCTCCGCACCTCAAGTACGGCGGCATCATCTCCTTGAGCGAAATCGAGCCGGGGCAGGACGGCGGGAGATCTCCCGGAAAGACGCGGGCCTATTTCTTGAGCGGTGGGCCGAGCCCGGCCGCGTGGACGATTGGCGCCGGGAGTTGGGGGCGCGCGCCGCAGTCTTTCAGGGAAGCGACGCCGCGTCCGACGGCGCTCTCAGCCGACCTGGACGCGAGCCCTCGCCTGCGAGGGGATGCGCGCGGCCGGAGTCAGGATCCCCTGCAAGTTCAAAGGATCCGACGCTGAGACGGTGAGCGGCGAGGGTTCCCGCTTGCGCTGGGCGCGGAGCAGCTCCACCGCCTCGGGCAGGGCGTATTGCTCGCCCGCGAAGCCTGCGATGAACCGGCCGCCGCGGATCTCCCCTTTCAGCTCGAGCGCCCGGCAGGTGCGGACGATGTCGCGCCAGGGAAGCGGCAGCTTCTCGCGCTCGAGCAGGCGCCTTTGCAGGACTCCATAGCGCCTCAAGAGCTGCCGCGCGGCGAATTCCACGAGCGCTTCCCGCGCCTTGCGGTCCGGCGCGGGGGTTCGAACGGCGGAATCGGCGAGCGGCAGGCCGCGGAGCAAAGACCAGCGGCCCGCCGGCACCAGGAGCGATCGCACTCCGAAGCGCCGGTGCTCCTTGCCGGGGCGGAGGAGACGCCGCAATCCCCCGTAGGAATCGCAGGTCATCCATCCTCCCGAGATCAGCTCCGCCAAGGCCATGTGGAGATGCGTCGGCAGGAGGCCGGAAAGGCCCTCCAGCTCCTGGGCGAAGAGCGCGCCGCGCCCGGCGAGGAGGTCGAGCACGGTCCTGCCTCTTCCCGACAAGGCGGCGAGCCGATCCTCGCCGGGTCTCGCCGGCGCTCCGGCCCGCTCCTCCTTCCAGTCCGCCAGGGCGAGCCAGGAGGCGAACTCGCGCCGGGGAAGCAGGCTGATCGGCGTGCTCCGGATCGGCGCGGCGCCCGACTCCCAGATCCTTCCCCAGACCACCTCGCCGGTGAGCGTCAGATGGTCGAGCCACTCGGGGCGGTAGCCGCGGATCCTGCCGGGAAGGATCGACGCCTCCCACGCCGCCGAGGGCGCTTCGAAGCCGGCGAGCTGCTGAATCACCTCGGCGACGCCGCGCGGCCCTTCGAGGCGATGGTCGGGGTCGGCATGCTGCCAGCACCCGAGGAATCTCCAGAACGCCCCGGCGCTGACCGGCTCGATCTCCCGGCGCAGCCGCTCGAGCGTGTAGGCGTGGATCCGCGCCAGGAGCCTGCGGTCGCACCAGGCCTGCCTCCCCTCCAGGCGGCAGCGCAGGACGACCCCTTCGTTCTCGAGGGCGGGCAATTCGGCCCCTTCCTGCTCCGAAAGGACCCACCGCCCGCGCTCCTGCCGAGACTCGACGACCGTCACCGGGCCCAGGGCCCCCATCCGCCCGCGCAGGACGGGCAAAGCCTCCCGCGGCGACTCCGCGGCGAACCACCGGTCCCCCTCCCGGACGACACGGGACTGCGCGGCCAGCTCGCCGATCCATTCCTGCCAGCCCGACGCCTCGACTTCCGAAACCGTCGCGTAGCCCATCCAGAGCAACGCCTCGTGCACTTCCTCGGCCGATTCGGCCTGCGGCCAGGCTTCCTCGCGCACCCGCGCGACGGCGTCAGGGTCGAGCGCGCCGACGGTGTCGGCGGTCGCGTCGTCCAGGCTCCGCCGCCGCATCACCGCCTGCGTGCGCCGCTCCTCCAAGGGGGCGTCGTCGAGGAAGGCGTAAGGCAGGGCGTTCAGGACTCCCAGGGCGAACGGGGAAGGCTCGGTCGTGTCGACGGCCAGCCGGCGGATCCGGCCTTTGCGCAGATCGCGCAAGAGATCCACCATTCCCTCGGCGTCCATCGCCTCCTCCAGGCAGTCCTCGATCGTCTGCCGGACGATCGGATGATCCCAGGGCACCGGGAGATCGCCGGGAGGCAGCGTCTCGCCGCAGGCCAGCACCTGGGGAAACGCCTGGACCAGCTGATCGTCGGCCCGCATGCGCAGAAGCGGCGCCGGGACGCGCCGTCCCATCCGGGTCCGCGCGAGCAGCAGCGAGCGCGTCAGGTTCCACCGCCACCGGGTGAGGAACAAGGGCGACGGGAGGATCGCCTGGATGAGCAGGTCCCGCGCCGTCTTCGGATGGAGGTAATCGAACACTTCCGCGAGCGGAAAGCTGTGGTGCGGTCCCAGGGAAAGGACGATGGCCTCCTCGTTCGCCGCCGCCTGCAGCTCGAAGCCGAAGCCGCGGCAGAACCGCTTGCGCAGCGCCAGCCCCCAGGCGCGGTTGACGCGGCCGCCGAACGGCGAGTGCAGGACGAGCTGCATCCCTCCCGATTCGTCGAAGAAGCGCTCGAGGATCACGCACTCGCGCGTCGGGACCGCTCCGAGGGCCCGCGCCCCCGCCTCGACGTAGTCCGAGAGCTGGGTCGCGGACGATTCGTCCAGCCCCGCTTCCCGCTTCAGCCAAGCCGCATCGCGCCCCTGCTCGCGAATCCGCGTCACCGCATCCGACAGCTCGGAGGTCCGCGCCGGAGCTTCGCCGAGCCAGAACGGCAGGCTGGGAGGGGCTCCCTGGGCGTCGGCCACGCGGACGATCCCCGGCTCCACCTTCAGGACTTTCCACGAGGCGTTCCCGAGCTGGAAGATGTCGCCGACGTTCGACTCGACGGCGAAGTCCTCGTTCAGGGTGCCCACCAGGATGCCGTCGGGCTCCATCAGGACTTGATAGTCGGCGTTGTCGGGGATCGCTCCTCCCGAAGTCAGCGCGGTGAGGCGGGCACGCTTGGTGGCGCGCAGGCGCCGGTGGACGCCGTCGCGATGGAGCAGGGCGAGCCTTCCCTGGGTGTGGAGGCGGACGGTCGCGTCGAAATCCTCGCGCGACAGATCGCGATAAGGCCAGGCCCGGGTGATCCGGGCGAACAGCTCGTCCTCCGGCCAGGTCTCGGGAACGCACGACGCCACCACTTGCTGCGCCAGGATGTCCAGGGGCCGGCGCGGCTGCGGCGTGCGATCGAGATCGCTGCGGCGGACGGAGTAGAGCAGCGCCGCGGCGCACACCAGCTCGTCCCGGGTGAGGGGGAAGAGACGCCCCTTCGGGATCCGTGAAAGGGCGTGACCGGCGCGCCCCACGCGCTGCAGAAACGCGGCGATCGACGGCGTCACGCCAACCTGGACGACCAGGTCCACGTCGCCGATGTCGATCCCCAGCTCCAGCGACGCGGTGGCGACCAGCGCCCGGAGCGAGCCCTCCTTGAGGCGCTGCTCGGCGTCGAGGCGGCGCTCCCGGGAGAGGCTGCCGTGGTGGCTCGTGACCTGCTCGCGGCCCAGAACCTCGGTGAGCCGCGCCGCGATCCGCTCGGCGATCTTCCGGGTGTTCACGAACACCAGCGTGGTGCGATGTTGGCGGATGAGGTCCGCCATCTTCTTATAGATCTCGTCCCAGGTCTGGTGGGAGCAGACGGTCTCGAGCGGCGAATCGGGGACTTCGACGCCGATGTCCATCGCGCGGCGGTGGCCGACGTCGACGAGCGCGCACTCCCGGCCCGCCCCGACCAGGAGCTGTCCGACCTGCTCGAGCGGCTTCTGGGTCGCCGAAAGCCCGATGCGCTGCGGCGGCTGTTCGGTCAGCGCCTCGAGACGCTCCAGCGACAGGGCCAGGTGCGATCCGCGCTTGTCGCCGCAGATGGCATGAATCTCGTCGACGATGACGGTGCGGACAGTGCGCAGCATGGCGCGGCCGCCGTCGCTGGTGAGGAGGATGTAGAGCGATTCGGGCGTGGTGACCAGGATGTGGGGCGGATGCTTGCGCATCGCCGTCCGCTCCGCCGGGAGCGTATCGCCCGACCGGACCAGGACGCGGATCTCGGGAAGGCTCGGGTCGATCCGCCGCAGATCGTCCAGCGGCTCGCGCAGGTTCTTCTGGATGTCGTTGCCGAGCGCCTTCAAGGGGGAGACGTACAGGACCTGGGTGGCGTCGGGCAGCTCCGCTCCTTGCCGCAACAGCGCGTCGATGGCCGACAGAAAAGCGGCGAGCGTCTTCCCCGTGCCGGTCGGCGCCGCGATCAGGGTGTGCCGCCCCTCGCGGATGCGCGGCCACCCTTCCTTCTGGGGCTGCGAGGGCTCTCCGAAGCGGCCGGCGAACCATTCCTGGATGGCTGGATGGAATCCTTGAAGCATCCGAATCCTCTCGAGGGTCCCGAGAATTATAGCCTCCCTCGGGGGCGTTTCCTCATTCCAGGCCTGGCGCATCACGCATGGGTCGGTCCGCGGCGGCCGGGAATACTGATCAAGACGTCGGAGACGCCGGCGTTTCCAGCGGATCTTCCCTGGCCTGCCCGGCGGTTCCGTCCCGCCTTGTGGCCGACCTGCCGGGCTCTCGAGTAAGCTGAGGCGGCTTTGGTCCTCGGGCCGCCGGCCGCGAGCCGGGCCCGGATGAAATCAACTGCGACGCGCCGTCCGCGCTCTTCTTCGGCGCGATCGGCCGCGCTTTTCCAGCGAGGTATCCACAATGAGCGATAAAGAGCCGGCGACCTGCGCGCACCTTGTCGAGATCGGCAGCGTGCGCCACGCCAAGCGCCGGGAGTGCGAGGAGTGCGTGAAGATCGGGGCGCGCTGGGTCCATCTCCGGACTTGCCAGGAATGCGGCGGCACGCGGTGCTGCGACAGCTCGCCGAACCGGCACGCGAGCAAGCACGCGGCCTCCAGCGGCCATCCCGTCGTCGCCTCCGCGGAGCCGGGCGAGCGCTGGCTCTACTGCTATCCCGACGACGCGGTCCGCGAGTACTGACCCTCCGATCCCGTGAATCGCCAGAGCCGGCCCCGACGATTCTCCAGGAGGCCCTCTCTTCCATCCAGCCCCCTCCGGTGGGTCTATAATCTCCAGCCATCATGGCGCTTTCCCCCGGGACGAGATTGGGGCCTTACGAGATCGTCGAAGCCGCCGGCGCCGGCGGGATGGGGGAGGTCTACAAAGCCCGGGACACTCGTCTCGACCGCATGGTGGCGATCAAGGTCCTGCCGGATTCCCTGCTTCACGATCCGGGATGGCGGCAGCGGCTGGAGCGGGAAGCGCGCGCCGTCTCGAGCCTGTCCCATCCTCACATCTGCACGCTTCACGACATCGGTCGCCAGAACAGCATCGACTACCTGGTGATGGAATTCCTGGAAGGCGAGACGCTCGCCGCGCGCCTCCGGAGGGGTCCCCTGCCACTCGAGGAGGCGCTGCGCCATGCGCTGGAGATCGCCGACGCGCTCGACGCGGCGCACCGGCGCGGGATCATTCATCGCGACCTCAAGCCGGGCAACATCATGCTGACCCGGGCGGGCGCCAAGCTCCTCGATTTCGGCCTCGCGAAGGCCGCCTTGCCACCGGGGGCGGGCGTCACCCTGACGGCCCTGGCGACGCAGACGACCCCGCTGACTCACGAGGGGGCGCCGGCCGGCACCTTCCCTTACATGTCGCCCGAGCAGGTCGAAGGAAAAGAGATGGACGCCCGGAGCGATCTCTTCTCCTTCGGCTCCGTCTTTTACGAGATGGTCACGGGCAAGCGCGCCTTCGGCGGCGACACCCATGCGCAGGTGCTCGCCTCCATCCTGCGCGACGACCCGGCGCCGATCGGCGGACTGCGGCCCGAGAGCGCCCGCGACGTCGAGCCGATCATCCGCCGATGCCTGATGAAGGATCGCTCTTCGCGGTATCCGGACGCTTCGGCCCTCTTCGAAGATCTCCGGATCGGCGCGGAGCGCCGGAGAACGCTGAGCGAGCCCCGGCCGATCCGGCGGGGCCGAATGGCTCTGGTCCTCGTGTCGCTCGCGGTCGTGGCCGTCCTCGCCTTTTCCGCCTGGATCTGGCGCCGCAACGCCCGCGAGCGCTGGGCGCGGCGCACGGCCCTGCCGGAGATCACCCGCCTCCTGGAAGCGGACCGGTCCGTCGCGGCTTTCCGCCTCGCCCGCGAGGTGCAGCCTCTGATGAAGGGAGACCCGCAGTTCGAGAAGCTCTGGAAAAACGTCTCGGTGCCCATGACCCTGCTCACGGAGCCGGAAGGGGCTGAAGTGCTCTTCAAGGACTACGGCGACGCGCACGCGGAGTGGAATCGCCTCGGGGTGTCGCCCGTCGAAAACGCCCGGGTGCCCTTCGCGCAGCTTCGCTGGAAGCTCGTGAAGGACGGGTTCGAGCCCGTCGAGCTGACCAGCCCTCTGCCTTCCTCGGTGAAGCTCTTTTCAAGCGATCAGGTTCCGCACGGCATGGTGCACGTTCCCGGAGGTTCCTATCAGTATCAGGCCACGCCGCCTGTCGAGCTGGGAGACTACTGGCTGGACCGTTTCGAGGTCACGAACCGTGAATTCAAGCAGTTCCTTGACCGCGGCGGATACGAAAAGCGGGAGTACTGGAAGATCCCGTTTGTCAAGGAGGGCCGCACGCTGGGCTTCGACGAGGCCATGACTCTACTCCGCGACTCCACCGGCCGTCCCGGTCCGTCCACCTGGGAGCTGGGCACGTATCCCGAAGGCCAGGCTGATTTTCCCGTGGGGGGCGTGAGCTGGTACGAGGCCGGCGCGTACGCGGAATTCACCAGGAGGAGTCTCCCGACCTTCCACCACTGGTTTCGCGCGGCGCGGGCCGACAATATCTTTTCCGGCATCCTTCCCTTGAGCAACTTCGGCGGCGAAGGCCCGTCGCGGGTGGGGAGCCACGAAGGTCTTTCTCTTTGGGGCGCCTACGACATGGCCGGAAATGTCCGGGAGTGGGTGTCGAACGCCGCCGGCTCGAGCCGCTACACGCTAGGCGGAGCCTGGAGCGATCCGACCTATCTCTTCACCGGCCCCGACGCCCTCGACCCCTTCGACCGCAGTCCGACCCAGGGGTTTCGCTGCGCGCTCTACCCGTCACCGCCTCCCGCGGCGGCCTTCGGGCCGATCGAGACGGTCTTCCGCGACTACTCGAAGGAGAAGCCGGTCGGGGACGCGATCTTCGCCGCGTACCGAAGCCTTCACCGGTACGATCCTGGCCCGCTCGAGGCCCGCATCGAGTCGTCGGCGGATGATTCCGAGTATTGGCGGGAGGAGAGAGTCAGCTACGCTGCCGCCTACGGCGGCGAGCGGATCCCGGCGACCCTCTTCCTTCCGAAGAATGCCGCGCCGCCCTACCAGGCGGTGCTCTACTTCCCTCCCGGCAGCGCCCTCCGCCTCCACTCGATCCGCGATGCGGGCACGCGCCAGTTCGACTTCCTGATCCGCAGCGGCAGGGCCGTGCTCTTCCCCGGATACAAGGGAACCTACGAGCGCCGCGTGCCGCCCGGGGCGGGCGGGGCAAACGCGGAGCGTGACGTCGTGATCCAGTGGTCCAAGGATGTCGGCCGCTCCCTCGATTACCTCGAGAGCCGCTCGGATATCGATCGCCGGGGCTTCGGTTTCTACGGATTGAGCATGGGGGCCCGGTTCGCTCCCATCGCGGGGGCCGTCGAGCCTCGCCTGCGCGTCCTGGTCCTCGTCGGGGGAGGCCTCAGCACGGAGAGCAAGCCCCCCGAAATCGACTCCTTCAACTTCGCGCCGCACGTTCGCGTCCCGGTCTTGATGATCAACGGCAATCACGACTTCATCTTCCCCCCCGAGACCTCGCAAAAGCCCCTTTTCCGTCTCTTCCCGCTTCCGGAAAGCGCCAAGCGTCATTATGTCTTCGACGGCGGCCACGTCCCGCCTCGATCGCAGGAGGTCGCCCGCGAGACGCTCGACTGGCTGGACCGCCACCTGGGCCCCGTTCGGATGAAGGCGGATCAATGAATCAGGCGGAATCCGAGTCTGTGAAATCGAGCGGCGCCGGACGGAGCTACCGCGCGGCCGGAAGCAGGAGCGTGGTCCTGAACCCCAGTCCCGGCAGGTTCTCGAGGCGGATCTCGCCGCCGTGCAGCGCCGCCACTTCCCTGACGAAATTGAGCCCCAGCCCGGTGCTCTTCTTCCCCGTGTCCGGCCGCGGCAGAGAAAAGAACTTCTCGAACAGCTTTTCCTTCGCGTAATCGGGAATGCCCGGACCCTGGTCTTCCACCGTCAGGGCGACCATGGCGTCGCGGGCGCCGGCCCCCAGGAGGATCCGCCGCCCGGCGGGGCTGAAATCGATGGCGTTCTGGAGGAGATTCGAGAGAGCCTGGTGCAGGAGGAACGGATCTCCCCGGACGGCGGCTTTCTCGTCGACCTCGGTCCGGACCTCGAGCGCCTTTCTCAGCAGCATCGGCTCCTTGCTTTCCAGAACGGTTCGAAGCAACGCCGAGACCGGGATGATTTCGGTCGACTGGAGCGACTTCCGGGTCTCCAGCTCCGAGAGCTTCAGCATCCGATCGATCAGATCCTGGATGCGCTCGGCTTCGTGACGGAGGTTCGCCAGGAACTGGGCGCGCTTCTCCCGCGGCATCTCCTCGTCAAGCAACTCGGCCGCCCCGCGGATCGCCGACACCGGGCTCTTGATCTCGTGCGTGAGTGTCTGGACGTACTCCTCGACGTACTTCTTCCCTTCGAGCGACTCCTTCATCTTGTCGAAGGCCTTGCCCATCTCCCTCAGCTCCGTCGGCGCCAAACGCGGAAGCGCGAGCCGCTTTCCGGCGCGCACGTCGTTCGCGAACCGCGTCAGCTTGCCGATCTCCCGCGACACCCACCAGGAGACGAGGAGGCCGAGGCCTACCGCGACCACGGCGGAGAGCGCAGCCGTCCTGAAGATCTTCGGCTTCGCCGATTCGAGAAACGCGTTGATGCTCGTCGTCGGCTCCGCCACCGTCAGCGTGCCGACCGTTGCGCCCTGAACCCGGATTGGCGCGGCGACGTACAGGATCGCGGAGTTGGGATCCTCCGGATTTGTCCGCGTCGTGCGGGCCCCATACTCCCCTCTCAGGGTCAGGCGGACGTCCCGCCACTGGCTGAAGTCGGCGCCGACGTTCCCGGGATTTCCCGAATCGAGAAGGACCCTCCCCGTCGCGTCGGTAATATAGATCTGCGCGTCGACGTGCTCCTTCTTCATCCGGTAGATCTTCGCAGAAAGATCGCGCGCGGTCGCTCCGGCGAGCACCTTGTTCAGCTCGCCCGCCTCGAAGTGTCCGGCCTCCATCTCGTGCCCGATGACGGCCGCCAGGATGTTCGCCTGATCGACCAGAGGCTCCTCCACGCTCTCCAGATAGCGGGTCCGGAGGCTGTTGGCGATGTGGACGATCGGGTAGGAGAAGCAGAGCAGGAAGATGAGAAGGTAGGCGAGGAAAAGGGCGGTGCCCAGCTTCATGGATCCTCTTTGAGCGAGTAGCCGATGCCCCTGTGGGTCAGGATGGGGTCGTCGCCGGGCCGGATGGACTTCAGCTTGGCGCGCAGGTTCTTGATGTGGGCGTCGACGCTTCGATCGAGACTACTCTCCGGCTGCTCCCAGACCATCGTCATGAGCTGATCCCGGGAGAGGACGTGGCCGGGATGCCGGAGAAAGACCCTGAGAATCTCGTATTCGTACCTCGACAGCTCCAGCGTCCGGCCGAAGTAGGAGATCTGGCGCCGCGCTTCGTCGACCGAGAACCTGCCGTGGGGCCGGGCGGGAGCCGCGGGTCCGCGCACCCGCCGGAGCACCGCCTTCACCCGGGCCGAGAGCTCCCGCGGGCTGAAAGGTTTGGAGATGTAGTCATCGGCGCCCAGCTCGAGGCCGACGACCCGGTCGAGCTCTCCGGATCGAGCCGTGAGGAAGATGATCGGCGTCGTGTGCGTCTTGCGAATCTCCTTGCAGAGATCGATGCCACTGATGTCCGGCAGGCCGATGTCGAGCAGGATCAGGTCGATCCTCTCCCGCGCGAGTAAGGAGGGGACGGTCTGCCCCTCGGAGGCGCGCAGCGTCTCCAACCCCTCCGCTTCGAGAACGTATTGAATGTTGTCCAGGATCGCCGGCTCGTCGTCGACGATCAGGATCCTCGCCTTCACCCGTCGCGTCCTCCGCCGCGTCCGCCATTCACCCGGATCCTAGTGTTGCGTCTCAGGAATCATGTTAACACCGAGACCGTCGAGACGCCCGGATGGCAAGGCGCGCCGAAGTGCCGCGTACCCAACGCGGTACGCAAGCGAGGCGCAACACAGCGAGCCGGGATGGATCGACGGTCGAATGTAACAGGATTTCGGAGACGCGACACTAGCACTTCGCATCCGCCCGATCACCGTCGACTCGCCGAGGCCATCCTCGGCGCCCGGCGCGCCACAGCAGGACGCCGAAGAAAAGGAAGGCGCAGGTGGAGACGACCTGGGTCGCATGCTCCAGGAACCTGCCGGGATCGGCTAGGAAGGCCCGATCGAGCAAGGGCACGCCCAAGGTGAACGTCAGGTACCAGCCGAGCGGGACGAGCGGCGAGGCCGCCTTTCCGCCGGACTCTCCGGCGCCCCAGCGCCGGAACAGCCGCTCCACCGTCAGATAAGCGAGCAGCAGGGACAGACAGTACACCACCGTTCCGGCCGCCCGATGGATCCGCTCCGGCGTGAGCAGGCCGCCGTGAAGGTCCGATTCGTACAGGTGAATCGCGCCGAGGATGCGCAGCGCGTTGGTCCCGATTGTCAGGAGAAGCGCGATTCCCAGGCTCGCGGCCAGCCAGACGCCCCTACCCGCCGCGCTTCCGAGACGGTGCAGGAACGAGAAGAAGAGCGTCGAGTACGCGACGATCAGGAAATTGACTCCGGCGCACCCGGCCGCCAGGATGATCCGGTGCGGGTGGTTGATCCATCCCGCATGGGCCTCCCGCTCGAAGCGAATTCCCGAGAGCAGCTCCGCGACGCCCGCCGTCGGCCGGAGAATCCAGTCGAGATCGTCGACCGTGGCGTGGCGATAATGGTATTTCAGCGCCAGGACGAGGAGGAAGCCGGCCCCGAAAAAGGGCAGGGCCCGGACGATCTCGCGCCGCGGCGGCGAGAGCAGCCTCATGGCGCCAGTCGCGCCGCGCGCCGCGCGCGCCGCCCCCGGGACGCCAGGGCCGCCAGCAACAGCCCGGCCGCGGCCAGAATCACCCACAGCTCCGGCTCCGGACCGACGCCGTATCCTCCGTCGGACATGCCCAGCGGAAGCGGCGAAGGCTGATCGACCTCCTTGGCGTTCCCGCCGGGGTTGCGGACCTTTTCCAGCACGGCGATGAAGGAGGTGTAAGGCGTCGCCAGGGAATAGGAGAGCCCCAGCGCGGTGATCTCCTTCACCACGTCGTCGCTCTCCTCGCCGAAATTGAAATCGTGCAGGCGGGCGACCCGCGCCCGCGCCCAGAGGTAGCGCAGGGCTTGGTTGGCCGGCTGGCCCGCCGTGTCGGAGACCCGGAAGATCCGCTGATACCGCCGCGCCGCCCCCTCGCCGGTCACCTCGATCTCGCCCGCGCGGTTGCCGCGCCACTTGCCGAACAGGATGATGGGACGCTGCGCGAAGAGCACCGGGAGCGCGCGAGGCTCCACGTCATAGGCGTCGAACCCCCTGAAAGAGACCTGCACGTTCGTCAGGAGGGGCGACTCGATGTACTCGCGGAACCGGCTGGCGGCTTCCGCCGCCTCCGCCGGCTGCGTCACCACGAACGGCTCGCCCATCCCGGCCCGCGCCAGGCCTTCCACCAGGTATCGATTGACCCCGGAGCCGATCCCGAAGCTGAAGAAATTGGTCTGGTTCAGGTTCTTCTCGATCATCTGGAAAACTTCCTTCTCCTCGCTGATGCAGCCGTCGGTGATGACCACCACCGTGCGGGAGAATTTCTCCTCCCGGGGCAGGGCGAGCGCCGTCGCGACCGCCTGGGCCAGCTCGGTGCCGCCGCCGCCATCCTCGCGGTCGATCATCTGGATCGCCTGGCGGGCGCTCTCCTCGGTCGCCGGAAGGGAGGCCGGGGCCATCACGCGCGAGCCTCCGGAGAACAGGATGACGTTGAAGCGGTCGGTCGGCCGGAGGTGGCCGATCAGATCGCGAATCACCGACTTCGCGGTGTCGAGCGGAAACCCGTGCATCGAGCCGGAGACGTCCAGGATGAAGACGTACTCGCGCGGCGGAATCTCGTCGATGCGGATGCGCTCCGGCGGCTCGACCATCAGGAGGAAGAAGTTCTCCTCTCCCTCGGTCATCAGCAGCCCGCTCTCGATCTCCTTGCCGGCCAGCCGGTAGTCGAGGATAAAATCGCGGTTCCCTCCGAATTCCGCGCCGGCGAGGCTGACGTCGGCCTGGCTCTGGCCGTGCCAGTCCACCTGGATGGGATGGGAGCCGCTCCGGAGATCCCGCAGCGGCAGGCCGGTGGAGAGCGCGACCTTGATGTCGAACGTCATCGGCGGCTCCTCTCCTTCAGGGAGGTAGGAGTCCTCCGGGCACTCGTCGTCCTCCTCGGGCGAGGCCGCTTGGGAGGAATGCGAGTAGCGCGGCGCGGCCACCGTGGGATAAACGAACTGGTAGACGCCGTCCTCCGGGACGAGCAGCTCGGTGTAATGCAGCTCGACCTCGACCTGATCCGCCGGCAGGATGTTGGCCACGCTCATCGTGAACAGGTTGGGGCGCTGTTGCTCCAGGAGTGAGGCGCTCTTTCCGCCTGCTTTGGCCTGCTCGAATTCCCGCTTCGCCTGTTGGCGCTCCTTGATCTTCGCCACGACCAT
This Candidatus Polarisedimenticolia bacterium DNA region includes the following protein-coding sequences:
- the creC gene encoding two-component system sensor histidine kinase CreC; translated protein: MKLGTALFLAYLLIFLLCFSYPIVHIANSLRTRYLESVEEPLVDQANILAAVIGHEMEAGHFEAGELNKVLAGATARDLSAKIYRMKKEHVDAQIYITDATGRVLLDSGNPGNVGADFSQWRDVRLTLRGEYGARTTRTNPEDPNSAILYVAAPIRVQGATVGTLTVAEPTTSINAFLESAKPKIFRTAALSAVVAVGLGLLVSWWVSREIGKLTRFANDVRAGKRLALPRLAPTELREMGKAFDKMKESLEGKKYVEEYVQTLTHEIKSPVSAIRGAAELLDEEMPREKRAQFLANLRHEAERIQDLIDRMLKLSELETRKSLQSTEIIPVSALLRTVLESKEPMLLRKALEVRTEVDEKAAVRGDPFLLHQALSNLLQNAIDFSPAGRRILLGAGARDAMVALTVEDQGPGIPDYAKEKLFEKFFSLPRPDTGKKSTGLGLNFVREVAALHGGEIRLENLPGLGFRTTLLLPAAR
- the creB gene encoding two-component system response regulator CreB, whose product is MKARILIVDDEPAILDNIQYVLEAEGLETLRASEGQTVPSLLARERIDLILLDIGLPDISGIDLCKEIRKTHTTPIIFLTARSGELDRVVGLELGADDYISKPFSPRELSARVKAVLRRVRGPAAPARPHGRFSVDEARRQISYFGRTLELSRYEYEILRVFLRHPGHVLSRDQLMTMVWEQPESSLDRSVDAHIKNLRAKLKSIRPGDDPILTHRGIGYSLKEDP
- the xrtK gene encoding exosortase K — its product is MRLLSPPRREIVRALPFFGAGFLLVLALKYHYRHATVDDLDWILRPTAGVAELLSGIRFEREAHAGWINHPHRIILAAGCAGVNFLIVAYSTLFFSFLHRLGSAAGRGVWLAASLGIALLLTIGTNALRILGAIHLYESDLHGGLLTPERIHRAAGTVVYCLSLLLAYLTVERLFRRWGAGESGGKAASPLVPLGWYLTFTLGVPLLDRAFLADPGRFLEHATQVVSTCAFLFFGVLLWRAGRRGWPRRVDGDRADAKC
- a CDS encoding VIT domain-containing protein, with protein sequence MGPMGRRGAFLLGLLLIVTGPILAQAREDESLSPYFLVEQGDDAAGEGFPLKSTNVTVRISGVIADVLVVQTYRNEGTLPIHARYVFPGSTRASVHGMRIKVGDQMVVAKIKERQQAKREFEQAKAGGKSASLLEQQRPNLFTMSVANILPADQVEVELHYTELLVPEDGVYQFVYPTVAAPRYSHSSQAASPEEDDECPEDSYLPEGEEPPMTFDIKVALSTGLPLRDLRSGSHPIQVDWHGQSQADVSLAGAEFGGNRDFILDYRLAGKEIESGLLMTEGEENFFLLMVEPPERIRIDEIPPREYVFILDVSGSMHGFPLDTAKSVIRDLIGHLRPTDRFNVILFSGGSRVMAPASLPATEESARQAIQMIDREDGGGGTELAQAVATALALPREEKFSRTVVVITDGCISEEKEVFQMIEKNLNQTNFFSFGIGSGVNRYLVEGLARAGMGEPFVVTQPAEAAEAASRFREYIESPLLTNVQVSFRGFDAYDVEPRALPVLFAQRPIILFGKWRGNRAGEIEVTGEGAARRYQRIFRVSDTAGQPANQALRYLWARARVARLHDFNFGEESDDVVKEITALGLSYSLATPYTSFIAVLEKVRNPGGNAKEVDQPSPLPLGMSDGGYGVGPEPELWVILAAAGLLLAALASRGRRARRAARLAP